A window of the Arachis duranensis cultivar V14167 chromosome 5, aradu.V14167.gnm2.J7QH, whole genome shotgun sequence genome harbors these coding sequences:
- the LOC107488978 gene encoding metalloendoproteinase 1-like translates to MQRHLLTLLFFFLLLDSSLSISLGPAAKIFRNPAIKRLYKHPLAKKVFHIGFDYLKNQSTPPPPSGAPEEKIQGLHLVKQYLNDYGYMQDSDNYTDLMDQDTVSAIKTYQTFFNLTVTGYLDDETLQQLSLFRCAVPDVNFNYSLSPTNNVSWPNGKNWFSNRTNLTYGFLPQSDIPDNFTAVFKDSFKRWSDAITPVLNLTLTETRYDDADIKIGFYKFNNMTVGNEVVGVSVIELVSGNEDVTVGEMLLDATKYWALPNDTLKLNSSTLEDGIIDLGAVAMHQIGHLLGLSHSSHNESVMYPYILPENQRKVQLSNDDKQQIKQVYSNPASGVGTSN, encoded by the exons ATGCAGAGACATCTTCTGACACtgttattcttctttcttcttcttgactCATCTCTTTCAATATCGCTGGGACCTGCCGCTAAAATCTTTAGGAATCCCGCCATCAAGAGATTATACAAGCATCCGCTTGCCAAAAAGGTATTCCATATCGGATTCGACTATTTGAAGAACCAGAGCACCCCTCCACCACCGTCAGGTGCGCCGGAGGAGAAAATCCAAGGCCTCCATTTGGTGAAACAGTATCTCAACGATTACGGTTACATGCAAGACTCCGACAATTACACAGATCTAATGGACCAGGACACCGTTTCTGCCATCAAAACCTATCAAACCTTCTTCAATCTCACCGTCACCGGATACCTCGATGACGAGACTCTTCAGCAGCTTTCGCTGTTCCGATGTGCTGTCCCGGACGTTAACTTCAACTACTCTCTCTCCCCTACCAACAACGTGTCGTGGCCTAACGGGAAAAACTGGTTCTCTAACCGCACCAATCTCACGTACGGCTTTCTCCCGCAGAGCGACATCCCAGACAACTTCACCGCGGTGTTTAAAGACTCATTCAAGCGGTGGTCCGACGCTATAACGCCAGTACTAAACCTAACACTCACAGAGACAAG GTACGACGATGCAGACATCAAGATAGGATTCTACAAATTTAATAACATGACGGTGGGCAATGAGGTGGTAGGGGTAAGCGTTATAGAACTTGTTTCGGGTAACGAAGATGTTACTGTTGGGGAGATGCTTTTGGATGCTACAAAGTATTGGGCACTTCCCAATGACACTCTTAAACTTAACAGCTCAACGCTAGAGGATGGTATAATTGACTTGGGTGCTGTGGCGATGCACCAGATAGGGCATCTTCTTGGACTTTCACACTCCTCTCACAATGAATCGGTTATGTATCCTTATATTTTGCCTGAAAATCAGAGGAAGGTGCAGCTCTCAAACGATGATAAACAACAAATCAAACAAGTTTATTCCAACCCTGCAAGTGGAGTTGGGACCAGTAATTGA